One genomic window of Sulfurovum lithotrophicum includes the following:
- a CDS encoding oligosaccharide flippase family protein — MKEKNIVSFMMTAGGMVFLQAVNFLIAILLARYLSAGDFGKFQLLFTMVTTLAIIAKLGMDEGFIFFIAKLKKYNESTKLLISYILFFVTVMSIIIGLLVGSNHALINKYLISQFDFEYELKIIILYLPAFVLFTTMASLMRGLEKFNVRALLTYYLAPSLFLLLLWVYILYANSLKLTLVYDFRIYTFLILAFIGIVYIFWCLRKDEKKSLSITTIKKYHKLSFALIFITLIQYMAEQPVIDLLLLSHFMTADEVGIYAVNYRLAIVPLMIYLAFNVIYATKLSKLHTAHEYDKLHSLFKVLQKRMLYLTLLLFVILFVGYDYIILLFGQEYSSGKNVFITLLVGFSFVSMNGLNATMLIINEKKKYEFYLNLFFVLILIFGGYFIVMQFGMIGLAILNSFLLFIIVIIRIYSLKSMKVLI, encoded by the coding sequence ATGAAGGAAAAAAACATTGTTTCTTTCATGATGACTGCCGGGGGAATGGTTTTTTTACAGGCAGTTAACTTCCTTATAGCTATTTTATTGGCAAGGTATCTGAGTGCTGGTGATTTTGGTAAATTTCAATTGCTTTTTACAATGGTTACAACATTGGCGATCATAGCAAAGCTTGGTATGGATGAAGGCTTTATATTTTTTATAGCCAAGTTAAAAAAATATAATGAGAGTACAAAACTCCTTATTTCATATATTCTGTTCTTTGTGACTGTAATGTCCATAATTATTGGTTTGCTTGTTGGAAGTAATCACGCATTGATTAATAAATATTTAATTAGTCAATTCGATTTTGAATACGAATTGAAAATAATTATTTTGTATTTGCCTGCTTTTGTTCTGTTTACAACTATGGCATCGTTGATGAGAGGACTTGAAAAATTTAATGTAAGAGCATTGCTGACTTACTATTTGGCTCCTTCACTATTTTTATTGTTGTTATGGGTTTACATTCTTTATGCAAATTCATTGAAATTGACATTAGTATATGATTTTAGAATTTATACGTTTCTAATATTGGCATTCATTGGTATTGTATATATTTTTTGGTGTCTGCGAAAAGATGAGAAAAAATCTTTAAGTATTACTACTATTAAAAAATACCATAAATTGTCATTTGCTCTTATATTTATTACACTTATTCAGTATATGGCTGAACAACCTGTAATTGACTTATTGTTGTTGTCTCATTTTATGACTGCTGATGAGGTTGGCATATATGCTGTAAATTATCGTCTGGCTATTGTTCCATTGATGATCTATTTGGCTTTTAATGTCATATATGCAACAAAACTTTCCAAACTTCACACTGCGCATGAGTATGATAAACTTCACAGTTTATTTAAAGTGTTACAAAAGAGAATGTTGTATTTGACACTCTTGTTATTTGTCATACTGTTTGTTGGGTATGACTATATCATACTTTTATTTGGTCAGGAATATAGTTCCGGAAAGAATGTCTTTATTACACTACTGGTAGGGTTTTCTTTTGTATCTATGAATGGATTAAATGCAACTATGCTCATAATCAATGAAAAGAAAAAATACGAGTTTTACTTAAATTTATTTTTTGTTTTAATACTTATCTTTGGGGGTTATTTTATCGTAATGCAGTTTGGTATGATAGGCTTAGCTATTTTGAATAGTTTTTTATTATTTATTATAGTAATAATAAGGATTTATTCCTTAAAAAGTATGAAAGTATTGATTTAA
- a CDS encoding glycosyltransferase family 4 protein — MKTFVFVNQVTGPLFIDILNDFASKENCKVILLTGEVEKASASLDPTIEVQYLIKYNRMKAVYRIYTWLMFTIQTFWKLLFLDKNSELFLVSNPPFVPILSLFFKKFFHQTFHLLIYDIYPDALVNFGYIKKDSFIYKIWAKINKKLFNEAKTVFTISENMSQTILYYAPEAKPVVVHNWVDTSFIKPMDKSENWFVDKHDLKDKFVVMYSGNLGQTHDLESLIEAANLLRDHKEIQFLIIGEGVKKASLMKMIEAYDLKNVLMLPFQAPEVIPFSMTAADIGVVTLGVGAEALSVPSKTYYMLSAGNCILAIALRNSELGNLIEKYDCGAICNPGDVAVISDFILQMKENRSEFDKKCINARNASNDFTMKNAMKFYESVNSK; from the coding sequence ATGAAGACATTTGTATTTGTAAATCAGGTGACTGGTCCTTTGTTCATAGATATTCTCAATGACTTTGCAAGCAAAGAGAATTGCAAAGTTATATTATTGACAGGTGAGGTAGAAAAGGCATCGGCTTCACTGGATCCAACCATTGAAGTGCAGTATCTTATAAAGTACAACCGGATGAAGGCCGTATACCGTATTTATACATGGTTGATGTTTACCATTCAGACTTTTTGGAAGCTTTTGTTCCTGGACAAAAACAGTGAACTGTTTTTGGTAAGCAATCCACCTTTTGTTCCTATACTGAGCCTGTTCTTTAAAAAGTTTTTCCATCAAACCTTTCATCTTTTGATATATGATATTTATCCGGATGCTTTGGTCAATTTCGGTTATATCAAAAAAGATTCTTTTATATACAAAATATGGGCGAAGATAAACAAAAAGCTGTTCAATGAAGCGAAAACAGTTTTTACTATCAGTGAAAATATGTCTCAAACGATACTCTACTACGCTCCGGAAGCCAAACCTGTGGTGGTGCATAACTGGGTAGATACATCTTTTATAAAGCCTATGGATAAATCGGAAAACTGGTTTGTTGACAAACATGATCTGAAAGACAAATTTGTTGTGATGTATTCCGGAAACCTGGGGCAAACACATGATCTAGAATCTTTAATCGAGGCTGCGAATCTGCTGAGAGATCATAAAGAGATCCAGTTTCTTATCATAGGGGAAGGGGTTAAGAAAGCTTCACTTATGAAAATGATTGAGGCTTATGACTTGAAAAATGTTCTTATGCTTCCTTTTCAGGCCCCTGAAGTCATTCCGTTTTCCATGACGGCTGCAGATATTGGAGTTGTTACTTTGGGCGTAGGAGCGGAAGCCCTGTCTGTACCGAGTAAAACGTATTATATGCTGAGTGCGGGTAATTGCATTTTAGCGATTGCACTTAGGAATTCGGAACTTGGTAATTTGATCGAAAAATATGATTGCGGTGCTATTTGTAATCCGGGGGATGTTGCTGTAATATCTGATTTTATATTGCAAATGAAAGAGAACCGATCTGAATTTGATAAAAAATGTATAAATGCAAGAAATGCTTCTAATGATTTTACTATGAAAAATGCTATGAAATTTTATGAAAGTGTAAATAGTAAATGA